The following coding sequences lie in one Arachis ipaensis cultivar K30076 chromosome B03, Araip1.1, whole genome shotgun sequence genomic window:
- the LOC107631716 gene encoding probable lysine-specific demethylase JMJ14 isoform X2, with the protein MKQFKLGAKEVSARWNPLEACRPRIDEAPVFYPTIEEFEDTIGFIAKIRPQAESYGICRIIPPTSWVPPCPLKEKHVWENATFPTRIQQIDLLQNREPMRKKSKGRKRKRRKQSKMGSCRRNEKPSSEGDVTSEREEKFGFQSGSDFTLKDFEQYDRLFKDSYFGLNDPAGDQKIGDNDQQKRWEPSVEAIEGEYWRIVEQSTDEVEVYYGADLETGALGSGFPKSSSFTKSADQYSMSGWNLNNFPKLPGSALCYEGSDISGVLVPWLYVGMCFSTFCWHVEDHHLYSLNYLHWGEPKIWYGVPGSHATALEDAMRKHLPDLFEEQPNLLNELVTLLSPSILKSEGVPVYRAVQHSGEFVVTFPRAYHSGFNCGFNCAEAVNAAPVDWFLHGQNAVELYSMQRRKTSLSHDKLLFGSAQEAVRALSDLTLHGKENVKNFKWKSFCGKDGVLTKALKMRIKMEKERLDFLAHLKRFRMDDDFDLHKERECFSCFYDLHLSAVGCKCSPDRYFCLRHSNLRCSCTMDARFVLFRYTTEELTTLVEALEGDLHAIEVWENRSSGMASANAEDACKKLVMDNEAMAEQELPMDLNTDLLSGEHDLLHISDSHDNKGEVCYSVAKKERDNMELGAGGILSDSENKGFSSCSRDDENFFSLDGYKLFGVDLQMHSDSGEQLNSVFKEGDIDTFDKTISLTNQSFLIQEFGNSVELVSLGSVLHGKRWCNERAIYPKGFKSRVKFFSILDPTRPCYYVSEISDAGFLGPLFKVTMEEHPTEAFTNTSADKCWETILDRLNAEIERCKSLGEQELPPLEVLQSINGHKMFGFLKPSIIQAIEAQDPSHQCVEYWHHKELASESSGSGNDASKCSNGSNNSLGDVKTKLFGFDLIKQEQEDNIEGHFHSFEEMKSLLQGFLKKASPAELSAMLKFFSSDSHVTQWRAAFVALIEEIQKGCR; encoded by the exons GTATCAGCCAGGTGGAATCCACTTGAAGCATGTAGGCCTAGAATTGATGAAGCTCCTGTGTTTTATCCTACTATTGAG GAATTTGAAGATACTATTGGCTTCATAGCTAAGATCCGCCCCCAGGCTGAATCCTACGGCATATGTAGGATTATACCCCCAACTTCCTGGGTTCCACCGTGTCCGCTCAAAGAGAAGCATGTGTGGGAAAATGCTACATTCCCTACCCGTATTCAACAAATTGACTTGCTTCAGAATAGAGAGCCAATGAGAAAGAAAAGTAAGGGAAGGAAGCGAAAGCGTAGAAAGCAATCGAAAATGGGCTCATGTAGGAGAAATGAAAAACCTAGTTCGGAAGGTGATGTTACTTCTGAGCGTGAAGAGAAATTTGGATTCCAATCAGGTTCAGATTTCACACTCAAGGATTTTGAGCAATATGATAGACTTTTTAAGGATTCCTACTTTGGCCTGAATGATCCCGCCGGAGATCAAAAGATTGGTGATAATGATCAGCAGAAGAGATGGGAGCCCTCTGTGGAGGCAATTGAGGGCGAATATTGGCGGATAGTAGAGCAATCTACAGATGAAGTTGAG GTCTATTATGGAGCTGACTTGGAAACTGGAGCACTTGGAAGTGGTTTCCCAAAGTCATCATCTTTTACTAAGAGCGCAGATCAATATAGCATGTCTGGTTGGAATCTAAATAACTTCCCAAAATTGCCAGGCTCTGCATTATGTTACGAGGGAAGTGATATCTCGGGTGTTCTAGTTCCATGGTTGTATGTTGGAATGTGCTTTTCAACATTTTGCTGG CATGTTGAGGATCATCACCTCTATTCACTTAATTATCTGCATTGGGGCGAGCCAAAAATATGGTACGGTGTACCTGGAAGCCATGCCACAGCTTTGGAGGATGCAATGAGAAAGCACTTGCCTGATTTATTTGAAGAGCAACCAAATCTACTCAATGAATTG GTGActctcttatctccttcaattcttAAATCTGAAGGTGTGCCCGTATATCGTGCTGTCCAGCATTCTGGAGAATTTGTTGTTACTTTTCCAAGGGCATACCACTCTGGCTTCAACTGTGGCTTCAACTGTGCGGAGGCTGTGAATGCGGCTCCCGTCGATTGGTTTTTGCATGGCCAGAATGCTGTCGAGCTTTACAGTATGCAGCGTCGTAAGACATCATTATCGCATGACAAATTGTTATTCGGATCAGCTCAGGAAGCTGTAAGAGCCCTGTCAGATCTAACTCTTCACGGAAAAGAAaatgtcaaaaattttaaatggaAAAGTTTCTGTGGGAAAGATGGAGTTCTGACCAAGGCACTTAAG ATGAGGATAAAGATGGAAAAGGAGAGGCTTGACTTTCTGGCTCATTTAAAGAGGTTTCGGATGGATGATGACTTTGATTTGCACAAGGAAAGAGAGTGCTTTTCTTGTTTCTATGATTTGCATCTATCTGCTGTTGGATGCAAGTGTTCTCCTGACCGTTATTTTTGTCTTAGACACTCAAATTTGCGTTGCTCGTGTACAATGGATGCAAGATTTGTTCTGTTTCGTTATACTACAGAAGAGCTAACTACATTGGTTGAAGCACTAGAAGGAGACTTGCATGCTATTGAAGTGTGGGAAAATCGAAGTTCTGGAATGGCTTCTGCTAATGCTGAAGATGCTTGCAAAAAATTGGTCATGGACAACGAAGCTATGGCGGAGCAGGAGCTACCTATGGATTTGAACACTGATCTTTTGTCTGGTGAGCATGATTTGCTGCATATTTCTGATAGCCATGACAATAAAGGTGAAGTCTGCTATTCAGTGGCGAAAAAGGAACGAGACAATATGGAACTTGGAGCTGGTGGTATCCTATCAGACTCGGAGAATAAAGGTTTTTCATCGTGTTCAAGAGATGATGAAAATTTCTTTTCACTTGATGGCTATAAATTATTCGGGGTTGATCTGCAAATGCATTCAGATTCAGGTGAGCAGCTCAACAGTGTATTTAAAGAGGGAGATATAGACACCTTTGATAAAACTATATCATTGACAAACCAAAGCTTCTTGATCCAAGAGTTTGGTAATTCTGTTGAGCTTGTAAGTTTGGGCTCAGTTTTGCATGGGAAGAGGTGGTGCAATGAACGTGCAATATATCCAAAAG GATTCAAGAGCCGCGTTAAGTTCTTTAGTATTCTTGATCCAACAAGACCCTGTTATTATGTTTCTGAAATCTCTGATGCTGGATTTCTTGGTCCTCTTTTCAAG GTTACCATGGAAGAACATCCAACTGAAGCTTTCACAAACACATCAGCGGATAAGTGTTGGGAAACAATTCTTGACAGACTAAACGCTGAGATCGAGAGGTGTAAGAGTCTAGGTGAACAAGAACTCCCTCCCTTGGAGGTTTTGCAAAGCATTAATGGTCATAAAATGTTCGGATTCCTTAAGCCATCCATTATTCAG GCCATTGAAGCTCAAGATCCCAGTCATCAATGTGTAGAGTACTGGCATCACAAAGAACTTGCCTCTGAATCTTCAGGCAGTGGAAATGATGCCTCTAAGTGCTCAAATGGTTCAAACAACTCTCTGGGTGATGTCAAGACCAAACTTTTCGGCTTCGATTTGATAAAGCAGGAGCAAGAAGATAACATAGAAGGACATTTTCATTCATTTGAAGAGATGAAGTCATTGCTACAAGGATTCCTAAAAAAGGCCAGTCCTGCTGAGTTGAGTGCAATGCTCAAGTTCTTTAGCTCTGATTCACATGTTACTCAATGGAGAGCGGCATTCGTAGCGTTGATCGAAGAGATCCAGAAAGGTTGTagataa
- the LOC107631716 gene encoding probable lysine-specific demethylase JMJ14 isoform X1: protein MKQFKLGAKEDNSLRHKPKMENAVEPPSSPRHRNVSARWNPLEACRPRIDEAPVFYPTIEEFEDTIGFIAKIRPQAESYGICRIIPPTSWVPPCPLKEKHVWENATFPTRIQQIDLLQNREPMRKKSKGRKRKRRKQSKMGSCRRNEKPSSEGDVTSEREEKFGFQSGSDFTLKDFEQYDRLFKDSYFGLNDPAGDQKIGDNDQQKRWEPSVEAIEGEYWRIVEQSTDEVEVYYGADLETGALGSGFPKSSSFTKSADQYSMSGWNLNNFPKLPGSALCYEGSDISGVLVPWLYVGMCFSTFCWHVEDHHLYSLNYLHWGEPKIWYGVPGSHATALEDAMRKHLPDLFEEQPNLLNELVTLLSPSILKSEGVPVYRAVQHSGEFVVTFPRAYHSGFNCGFNCAEAVNAAPVDWFLHGQNAVELYSMQRRKTSLSHDKLLFGSAQEAVRALSDLTLHGKENVKNFKWKSFCGKDGVLTKALKMRIKMEKERLDFLAHLKRFRMDDDFDLHKERECFSCFYDLHLSAVGCKCSPDRYFCLRHSNLRCSCTMDARFVLFRYTTEELTTLVEALEGDLHAIEVWENRSSGMASANAEDACKKLVMDNEAMAEQELPMDLNTDLLSGEHDLLHISDSHDNKGEVCYSVAKKERDNMELGAGGILSDSENKGFSSCSRDDENFFSLDGYKLFGVDLQMHSDSGEQLNSVFKEGDIDTFDKTISLTNQSFLIQEFGNSVELVSLGSVLHGKRWCNERAIYPKGFKSRVKFFSILDPTRPCYYVSEISDAGFLGPLFKVTMEEHPTEAFTNTSADKCWETILDRLNAEIERCKSLGEQELPPLEVLQSINGHKMFGFLKPSIIQAIEAQDPSHQCVEYWHHKELASESSGSGNDASKCSNGSNNSLGDVKTKLFGFDLIKQEQEDNIEGHFHSFEEMKSLLQGFLKKASPAELSAMLKFFSSDSHVTQWRAAFVALIEEIQKGCR from the exons GATAATTCTCTTAGGCACAAACCAAAAATGGAAAATGCTGTTGAACCTCCTAGCAGTCCGCGACACAGAAAT GTATCAGCCAGGTGGAATCCACTTGAAGCATGTAGGCCTAGAATTGATGAAGCTCCTGTGTTTTATCCTACTATTGAG GAATTTGAAGATACTATTGGCTTCATAGCTAAGATCCGCCCCCAGGCTGAATCCTACGGCATATGTAGGATTATACCCCCAACTTCCTGGGTTCCACCGTGTCCGCTCAAAGAGAAGCATGTGTGGGAAAATGCTACATTCCCTACCCGTATTCAACAAATTGACTTGCTTCAGAATAGAGAGCCAATGAGAAAGAAAAGTAAGGGAAGGAAGCGAAAGCGTAGAAAGCAATCGAAAATGGGCTCATGTAGGAGAAATGAAAAACCTAGTTCGGAAGGTGATGTTACTTCTGAGCGTGAAGAGAAATTTGGATTCCAATCAGGTTCAGATTTCACACTCAAGGATTTTGAGCAATATGATAGACTTTTTAAGGATTCCTACTTTGGCCTGAATGATCCCGCCGGAGATCAAAAGATTGGTGATAATGATCAGCAGAAGAGATGGGAGCCCTCTGTGGAGGCAATTGAGGGCGAATATTGGCGGATAGTAGAGCAATCTACAGATGAAGTTGAG GTCTATTATGGAGCTGACTTGGAAACTGGAGCACTTGGAAGTGGTTTCCCAAAGTCATCATCTTTTACTAAGAGCGCAGATCAATATAGCATGTCTGGTTGGAATCTAAATAACTTCCCAAAATTGCCAGGCTCTGCATTATGTTACGAGGGAAGTGATATCTCGGGTGTTCTAGTTCCATGGTTGTATGTTGGAATGTGCTTTTCAACATTTTGCTGG CATGTTGAGGATCATCACCTCTATTCACTTAATTATCTGCATTGGGGCGAGCCAAAAATATGGTACGGTGTACCTGGAAGCCATGCCACAGCTTTGGAGGATGCAATGAGAAAGCACTTGCCTGATTTATTTGAAGAGCAACCAAATCTACTCAATGAATTG GTGActctcttatctccttcaattcttAAATCTGAAGGTGTGCCCGTATATCGTGCTGTCCAGCATTCTGGAGAATTTGTTGTTACTTTTCCAAGGGCATACCACTCTGGCTTCAACTGTGGCTTCAACTGTGCGGAGGCTGTGAATGCGGCTCCCGTCGATTGGTTTTTGCATGGCCAGAATGCTGTCGAGCTTTACAGTATGCAGCGTCGTAAGACATCATTATCGCATGACAAATTGTTATTCGGATCAGCTCAGGAAGCTGTAAGAGCCCTGTCAGATCTAACTCTTCACGGAAAAGAAaatgtcaaaaattttaaatggaAAAGTTTCTGTGGGAAAGATGGAGTTCTGACCAAGGCACTTAAG ATGAGGATAAAGATGGAAAAGGAGAGGCTTGACTTTCTGGCTCATTTAAAGAGGTTTCGGATGGATGATGACTTTGATTTGCACAAGGAAAGAGAGTGCTTTTCTTGTTTCTATGATTTGCATCTATCTGCTGTTGGATGCAAGTGTTCTCCTGACCGTTATTTTTGTCTTAGACACTCAAATTTGCGTTGCTCGTGTACAATGGATGCAAGATTTGTTCTGTTTCGTTATACTACAGAAGAGCTAACTACATTGGTTGAAGCACTAGAAGGAGACTTGCATGCTATTGAAGTGTGGGAAAATCGAAGTTCTGGAATGGCTTCTGCTAATGCTGAAGATGCTTGCAAAAAATTGGTCATGGACAACGAAGCTATGGCGGAGCAGGAGCTACCTATGGATTTGAACACTGATCTTTTGTCTGGTGAGCATGATTTGCTGCATATTTCTGATAGCCATGACAATAAAGGTGAAGTCTGCTATTCAGTGGCGAAAAAGGAACGAGACAATATGGAACTTGGAGCTGGTGGTATCCTATCAGACTCGGAGAATAAAGGTTTTTCATCGTGTTCAAGAGATGATGAAAATTTCTTTTCACTTGATGGCTATAAATTATTCGGGGTTGATCTGCAAATGCATTCAGATTCAGGTGAGCAGCTCAACAGTGTATTTAAAGAGGGAGATATAGACACCTTTGATAAAACTATATCATTGACAAACCAAAGCTTCTTGATCCAAGAGTTTGGTAATTCTGTTGAGCTTGTAAGTTTGGGCTCAGTTTTGCATGGGAAGAGGTGGTGCAATGAACGTGCAATATATCCAAAAG GATTCAAGAGCCGCGTTAAGTTCTTTAGTATTCTTGATCCAACAAGACCCTGTTATTATGTTTCTGAAATCTCTGATGCTGGATTTCTTGGTCCTCTTTTCAAG GTTACCATGGAAGAACATCCAACTGAAGCTTTCACAAACACATCAGCGGATAAGTGTTGGGAAACAATTCTTGACAGACTAAACGCTGAGATCGAGAGGTGTAAGAGTCTAGGTGAACAAGAACTCCCTCCCTTGGAGGTTTTGCAAAGCATTAATGGTCATAAAATGTTCGGATTCCTTAAGCCATCCATTATTCAG GCCATTGAAGCTCAAGATCCCAGTCATCAATGTGTAGAGTACTGGCATCACAAAGAACTTGCCTCTGAATCTTCAGGCAGTGGAAATGATGCCTCTAAGTGCTCAAATGGTTCAAACAACTCTCTGGGTGATGTCAAGACCAAACTTTTCGGCTTCGATTTGATAAAGCAGGAGCAAGAAGATAACATAGAAGGACATTTTCATTCATTTGAAGAGATGAAGTCATTGCTACAAGGATTCCTAAAAAAGGCCAGTCCTGCTGAGTTGAGTGCAATGCTCAAGTTCTTTAGCTCTGATTCACATGTTACTCAATGGAGAGCGGCATTCGTAGCGTTGATCGAAGAGATCCAGAAAGGTTGTagataa